Proteins from a genomic interval of Sphingobacterium sp. SYP-B4668:
- a CDS encoding lysylphosphatidylglycerol synthase transmembrane domain-containing protein, which translates to MMKALKLITFITVAIFIAAFIYRTDFEAMQQSMTDFGFYFVVLIPLTALAYLMGTWGWRYCLPPNSRNISLHKLFMVRQVGETISLFNPSNIIAGDLFKIKILKSSALSQQDISQSVFLSRVIAIMSQLLLLITVLIWFGIHNMTQSTNKTLAYICLFTTLLLLLLVFGFFIAITRFSSTTTSIVKTNLITRLRLRLFNTLQQTSLFYKENKRSFWHSFLCFTLHWFIGSLEFYLIIRLLGIHITVFQGLFIDMGAVLIKSLGAFVPAQIGIEEFGNKIMLTGLGITSVSIWLNASLLRRARQLVWIAISGIYYIKLNKIYGNPVRQS; encoded by the coding sequence ATGATGAAAGCTTTAAAATTAATCACTTTCATCACGGTTGCCATTTTTATTGCCGCTTTCATTTATCGGACAGATTTTGAAGCCATGCAACAATCAATGACAGATTTTGGGTTCTATTTTGTAGTCTTGATTCCACTCACTGCACTTGCCTACTTGATGGGCACTTGGGGGTGGAGATATTGTCTGCCCCCAAATTCCCGAAATATTTCGTTGCACAAGTTATTCATGGTCAGACAAGTCGGAGAGACCATCAGCTTGTTTAACCCTTCCAATATCATTGCTGGGGATTTATTCAAAATTAAAATCCTGAAATCTTCAGCCTTAAGTCAACAAGACATCTCGCAATCGGTATTTCTTTCCAGAGTGATTGCCATCATGTCCCAATTGTTACTCCTTATCACCGTTTTGATATGGTTCGGGATACATAACATGACTCAAAGTACCAACAAAACTTTGGCCTACATTTGCCTATTTACAACCCTCCTCCTCCTCCTCCTCGTATTCGGTTTTTTCATCGCTATAACCCGCTTCAGCAGTACTACTACATCAATTGTAAAGACGAATTTAATTACTAGGCTCCGATTACGCCTCTTCAACACCCTTCAACAGACCTCCCTGTTTTACAAAGAAAATAAACGTTCATTTTGGCATTCCTTTCTTTGCTTTACCCTACATTGGTTTATTGGTTCGCTTGAGTTTTACCTAATTATTCGTCTGTTAGGGATTCACATTACGGTATTCCAAGGGCTATTTATAGATATGGGCGCTGTTCTCATCAAAAGCTTAGGAGCCTTTGTCCCGGCACAAATAGGCATCGAAGAGTTTGGAAACAAAATCATGTTGACAGGGCTAGGCATCACGTCTGTATCGATCTGGCTCAATGCCAGCCTACTGCGTCGTGCACGACAATTGGTCTGGATTGCGATTTCAGGAATATACTACATCAAACTCAACAAAATCTATGGAAATCCTGTTCGTCAGTCATAA
- a CDS encoding carboxypeptidase-like regulatory domain-containing protein encodes MSKIDFDLIRRYHKGELSAREMYELEYKAEHDPMLMDILMGMEQQRVIGQEAPLADIHKRIERRVHPQKTVSIFNWKTWSIAATAILCLGIGAYFTFSPKSKEQLASQDNSAAETTPELPDSKSNMSVENYINHMGGDSTSRLADATTNYPKIQEEISKKSRSKTNTNVEKTKALPSPITLGSPRQASSLDSNFVIRKSRSNRLAANTAFREADQISELSPNGSSMKLITGKVVDNSTREPLYGATLKVKNSKDAAVTDSTGDFKLSSSTANPLVEVRAIGYQTQQVPSNILANGRIKLKPEGIIIGNNSPTTNNPLRKEIKFGKAQPIMGWSAYNDYVEEATKQFVYRATGAVTLSFKIDVEGSPVNIKVKSSDNSTLDQRAVEIIKNGPKWRATMNNPSEIILFTIDFQSN; translated from the coding sequence ATGAGTAAGATAGATTTTGATTTAATTCGGCGCTATCACAAGGGCGAGCTTAGTGCTCGTGAAATGTATGAGCTGGAGTATAAAGCAGAGCATGATCCTATGCTAATGGATATTCTCATGGGTATGGAGCAGCAACGTGTGATAGGCCAAGAGGCACCGCTTGCGGATATACATAAGCGTATAGAGAGACGCGTCCATCCTCAAAAAACAGTATCTATTTTTAATTGGAAAACCTGGTCGATTGCAGCAACGGCAATACTATGTCTGGGTATTGGGGCTTATTTCACCTTTTCACCAAAAAGTAAAGAACAACTGGCCTCACAAGATAATTCTGCTGCTGAAACAACGCCCGAACTACCCGACTCCAAGTCTAACATGTCAGTGGAGAACTACATCAATCATATGGGCGGCGATTCAACTTCTCGATTGGCTGATGCGACGACAAATTACCCCAAAATTCAGGAAGAAATTAGTAAAAAATCAAGATCTAAGACAAATACGAATGTCGAAAAAACGAAAGCACTTCCCTCACCAATCACATTGGGAAGTCCGCGACAAGCCAGCTCTTTAGATTCTAATTTTGTCATCAGGAAGAGCCGAAGCAACAGGCTTGCTGCCAATACAGCTTTTAGAGAAGCAGACCAAATTTCGGAATTATCGCCCAATGGCTCTTCAATGAAGCTTATTACAGGCAAAGTAGTAGACAATAGTACAAGAGAGCCCCTATACGGTGCGACACTTAAAGTAAAGAACTCCAAAGATGCCGCGGTCACAGATTCCACTGGAGATTTCAAGTTATCGTCCAGTACCGCCAATCCATTGGTGGAAGTTCGGGCAATAGGCTACCAGACACAGCAAGTGCCCTCCAATATACTTGCAAACGGAAGAATCAAACTAAAACCCGAAGGCATTATCATCGGCAACAATTCTCCAACAACCAATAATCCATTACGGAAAGAAATCAAATTCGGCAAAGCACAACCCATAATGGGCTGGAGTGCCTACAACGATTATGTGGAAGAAGCAACCAAACAGTTTGTGTATAGAGCGACGGGTGCGGTAACCTTATCTTTTAAAATAGATGTGGAGGGCAGTCCTGTCAATATCAAAGTAAAAAGCAGCGACAACTCCACTTTAGATCAGCGTGCTGTCGAAATTATCAAAAATGGACCAAAATGGCGAGCAACCATGAACAATCCAAGCGAAATCATCTTATTCACGATAGATTTTCAGTCCAACTAG
- a CDS encoding glycosyltransferase family 4 protein, producing MEILFVSHKYPPSTGGMQKQSYELITGMKAHCKVHSLVYEGQESILKFFLLLERRICTLCRQYPNIIAIHYNDGLMAAFCLLHHKYNHLRKVVTLHGLDVVFPNHVFQRYILPKFNNYDLLIAVSEATATAALERGIAKEKITVIPNGVHTVPTPLVSDIQVQQLYQDFDIHPECSYLIALGRPVKRKGFSWFIRHVIPHLNPSIKLLIIGPFRQEKRALDHFLNRLPTTLKEQLMLFLGYPSDEGDIRELLQNEHVARRVRHLGKLPQEQLQILLTNSLAFIMPNIPVEGDMEGFGLVCLEANQCATVVLASAIDGIPDAIQHQKNGILLPPQEPTIWSQQIHALYHDQISRKSLIEKFQNFTTDTYGWDKMVQNYFKAFKQLFHH from the coding sequence ATGGAAATCCTGTTCGTCAGTCATAAGTATCCACCAAGCACCGGAGGTATGCAAAAGCAAAGTTACGAACTCATCACCGGAATGAAGGCACATTGTAAAGTCCATTCCCTCGTATACGAAGGGCAAGAATCCATCTTAAAGTTCTTCCTGTTGTTGGAACGACGCATTTGCACCTTGTGTAGACAGTATCCCAACATCATAGCCATCCACTACAACGATGGATTAATGGCGGCATTCTGTCTCTTACACCACAAGTATAATCATCTTCGAAAGGTTGTAACACTACATGGGCTTGACGTCGTATTCCCAAACCACGTCTTTCAACGATATATACTTCCTAAGTTCAATAATTATGATTTATTGATTGCCGTTAGTGAAGCCACTGCTACCGCTGCATTAGAAAGAGGTATCGCCAAAGAGAAAATAACGGTCATTCCCAATGGTGTACATACTGTTCCCACACCATTGGTCTCCGATATACAAGTCCAGCAACTCTATCAAGATTTCGACATTCATCCTGAATGCAGCTATCTAATAGCACTGGGTCGTCCCGTAAAGCGAAAGGGATTTTCTTGGTTTATCAGACACGTCATCCCCCATTTAAACCCCTCCATTAAACTCCTTATCATTGGTCCGTTCCGACAAGAGAAACGGGCGCTTGACCACTTCCTCAATCGATTGCCTACAACGCTTAAGGAACAACTCATGTTATTCCTCGGTTATCCTTCCGATGAGGGAGACATCAGGGAATTACTGCAAAATGAACATGTGGCCCGTAGGGTTCGTCATTTAGGCAAACTGCCCCAAGAGCAATTGCAGATATTGCTAACCAATTCACTAGCCTTTATAATGCCTAATATTCCCGTAGAAGGTGATATGGAAGGTTTTGGCTTGGTCTGTTTAGAAGCCAATCAATGCGCCACAGTAGTCTTAGCCTCCGCTATTGATGGTATCCCAGATGCCATTCAACATCAGAAGAATGGCATCCTTCTACCGCCACAAGAACCCACAATTTGGAGTCAACAAATCCATGCGCTATATCACGACCAAATAAGCCGAAAATCACTTATCGAAAAATTTCAAAACTTCACCACAGACACCTACGGATGGGATAAAATGGTTCAAAACTATTTCAAAGCCTTTAAACAACTTTTCCATCACTAA
- a CDS encoding RNA polymerase sigma factor: MNRSGISTLFESNEQLLLKNYRDTGDLSYLGKLYQDHSEMVYYVCLRYFQDSERSRDAVMDIFEELVTKVNKQEIQSFAKWLYVLSRNHCLMILRASKHQQHISLDEFVEFPFDMHQDTNVENREQKLTVLEQCLDKLPEKQKKSIDLFFLNEKCYYEVSDITGYSLKEVKSYIQNGKRNLKNCMEAAHEHE; the protein is encoded by the coding sequence ATGAACCGCAGCGGCATATCCACACTTTTTGAATCAAATGAGCAGTTACTCCTCAAGAACTATCGAGATACAGGAGACCTGTCTTATTTAGGCAAACTCTATCAAGACCATTCCGAAATGGTCTATTACGTATGTTTACGCTATTTTCAAGATAGTGAGCGGAGTCGAGATGCTGTAATGGACATTTTCGAAGAACTTGTTACAAAAGTTAACAAACAAGAAATCCAATCTTTTGCAAAATGGCTCTATGTACTATCCCGGAACCATTGCTTGATGATTTTGAGGGCCTCAAAACATCAACAACACATTTCTCTTGACGAATTTGTGGAATTTCCCTTCGATATGCATCAAGACACTAATGTGGAAAATAGAGAACAGAAACTAACAGTATTGGAACAATGTTTGGACAAACTTCCAGAGAAACAGAAAAAAAGTATCGACCTCTTTTTCTTAAATGAAAAATGTTATTACGAAGTATCAGATATAACTGGCTATAGCCTTAAAGAAGTTAAGAGCTATATCCAAAATGGGAAACGGAACTTGAAAAATTGTATGGAGGCGGCCCATGAACATGAGTAA
- a CDS encoding glycosyltransferase family 4 protein → MIKVAFFAEMMIEDFDGASRTMFQLINRIDTSRFEFFFIYGTGPEQLDSFKSLRIPAFHIPFNRNYTLAVPAIAQKSIRKQLKEFQPDVIHIATPSMLGNYALQYAKKNEIPTISIYHTHFISYIDYYLKKTPFLITPTKKQFIKQTVRFYNKCSKVYIPSKTIQKELTSIGINPERLTLWQRGIDTQLFSPRKKDLKYIRKITQNKKPNILFVSRLEWEKNLTTLIAIYQHCRALALDCNFIIVGDGTAKAACMQQMSDAHFLGKRSHKELAKIYASATLFLFPSITETYGNVVIEAMASGLPCITADQGGSSDFIQDEINGFKCKAQDTFEYVFRIQQLIDDQGLRKKIKKSALKYSKQYNWQHLANTYFDDLSESAGVLTPSQKKYQSA, encoded by the coding sequence ATGATAAAAGTTGCTTTTTTCGCAGAAATGATGATTGAAGACTTCGATGGAGCCTCCCGCACCATGTTTCAATTAATCAACAGGATTGACACCAGTAGATTTGAATTTTTCTTCATATACGGAACAGGGCCAGAACAACTTGACTCGTTCAAATCACTTAGAATACCAGCCTTTCACATCCCCTTTAATAGAAATTACACATTAGCCGTACCGGCAATAGCCCAAAAGAGTATTCGAAAACAATTGAAAGAATTTCAGCCGGATGTAATCCATATCGCTACCCCCTCGATGTTGGGAAATTATGCCCTCCAATATGCAAAAAAAAATGAGATTCCTACCATAAGCATTTACCATACCCATTTTATCAGCTATATCGATTACTACCTCAAGAAAACGCCCTTTCTTATCACCCCTACAAAGAAGCAATTCATTAAACAGACTGTTCGTTTTTACAACAAATGCTCGAAAGTGTATATCCCCTCAAAAACAATTCAAAAAGAGTTGACCAGTATCGGAATTAACCCAGAAAGGCTTACACTCTGGCAAAGAGGAATTGATACGCAGTTGTTTTCACCTCGAAAAAAGGACCTCAAATACATCCGCAAGATTACCCAAAATAAAAAACCCAACATCCTGTTCGTAAGCAGATTAGAGTGGGAGAAAAATCTCACAACACTGATTGCAATTTACCAACATTGCCGTGCATTGGCCTTGGACTGCAATTTCATCATCGTGGGCGACGGTACAGCTAAAGCTGCATGTATGCAGCAGATGTCTGATGCTCATTTTTTAGGCAAACGCTCTCATAAAGAGCTCGCCAAAATATATGCTTCAGCAACTCTATTTCTTTTCCCATCTATTACGGAGACTTATGGAAATGTGGTTATCGAGGCCATGGCCTCGGGACTGCCCTGTATCACGGCTGACCAAGGTGGTAGTTCGGATTTTATTCAAGATGAGATTAACGGGTTCAAATGCAAAGCCCAAGATACGTTCGAATACGTTTTCCGTATACAGCAGCTCATAGATGATCAGGGATTACGAAAAAAAATCAAAAAATCAGCTCTAAAATACAGTAAGCAATACAATTGGCAACATCTAGCAAACACCTATTTTGACGACCTTAGTGAGAGTGCGGGGGTGTTAACACCTAGCCAAAAAAAATACCAATCTGCATAG
- a CDS encoding energy transducer TonB — MFGSKLNIYRREWLEVIFENRNQTYGAFELRQLSTRATNYGLAIVSTVVLALSIGKFVYDRLPKTEYIVQPQQITEVTMDELIEKIPEDKAEEDPLPVENKLQQIAQDAPAIDLIRLSQPTVVDAKKAIEDVTSQDDFKDDKKMPGRMTLKSIPGGTTVARGEFGSKKRDGELTGERIGSKMGNDNEVYSMGSLEVMPEPVGGMKAFMKWVGDNYQYPSGALEQGVQGVVMVSFVIEKDGALTAIKITRDLEYGTGEAAIKLLEKARKWTPGVQNGRPVRVSYSLPIRLNTVQ, encoded by the coding sequence ATGTTCGGTTCAAAATTAAACATTTACAGACGAGAATGGCTAGAGGTAATTTTCGAAAATAGAAATCAGACCTATGGCGCTTTTGAGCTTCGTCAATTGTCGACTAGGGCCACAAATTATGGTCTTGCCATTGTTTCGACGGTAGTATTGGCGTTGAGCATTGGCAAATTCGTCTATGATCGTTTACCAAAAACGGAGTATATCGTGCAGCCTCAACAAATTACAGAGGTGACGATGGATGAATTGATTGAAAAGATTCCGGAGGATAAGGCAGAGGAGGATCCACTTCCCGTAGAAAATAAGCTGCAGCAAATCGCGCAGGACGCGCCAGCCATAGATTTGATTCGTCTTTCACAACCAACTGTAGTTGACGCGAAGAAGGCTATTGAGGATGTGACCTCTCAAGACGATTTTAAGGATGATAAAAAAATGCCGGGACGAATGACACTGAAATCAATTCCTGGTGGGACTACTGTAGCAAGAGGGGAATTTGGAAGTAAAAAACGGGATGGGGAGCTTACTGGTGAGAGGATAGGCAGCAAAATGGGGAATGATAATGAGGTGTATAGTATGGGGAGTTTGGAAGTAATGCCTGAGCCAGTAGGAGGGATGAAAGCATTTATGAAATGGGTAGGGGACAATTATCAGTATCCATCGGGTGCGTTGGAGCAAGGGGTACAGGGTGTGGTAATGGTATCTTTTGTCATTGAGAAAGACGGTGCGCTTACTGCAATTAAAATCACGCGTGACCTTGAGTATGGTACGGGGGAAGCGGCGATTAAATTATTGGAGAAGGCGCGTAAATGGACGCCGGGTGTCCAAAATGGACGTCCAGTACGAGTATCTTATTCATTGCCCATTCGATTGAATACAGTCCAATAA
- the tsaD gene encoding tRNA (adenosine(37)-N6)-threonylcarbamoyltransferase complex transferase subunit TsaD, with the protein MAIILGIESSCDETSASICIDGEIRSNIIASQAVHAKYGGVVPELASRAHQQNIIPTVEQAIRDAKVHKNEIDAVAFTRGPGLLGALLVGTSFAKSFALARGIPLVDVNHMQAHILAHFIEDPKPSFPFLCLTVSGGHTQIVLVKDYFEMELLGETLDDAAGEAFDKTAKILNLPYPGGPLVDKYAQEGNPQAFALPEPQIQDLNFSFSGLKTAILYLVQRQERENPNFLQEHLQDVCASVQDRIVSILLNKVKKAAKQTGVKSIAIAGGVSANSGLRRSLVDMGARYGWQVYIPKFEYCTDNAAMIAIAGYHKYLRQDFVGQDVSPLARMHL; encoded by the coding sequence ATGGCCATTATCTTGGGTATTGAATCCTCTTGTGACGAAACATCTGCATCCATATGTATAGACGGTGAAATTAGGTCAAATATTATTGCTAGTCAAGCTGTTCATGCAAAATATGGTGGAGTGGTTCCTGAACTTGCATCTCGAGCACACCAACAGAACATCATTCCGACTGTAGAACAAGCAATACGTGACGCAAAAGTACACAAAAATGAGATAGATGCAGTAGCTTTTACCCGTGGTCCTGGATTATTAGGTGCACTATTGGTTGGAACTTCATTTGCAAAATCTTTTGCCCTAGCTCGGGGTATCCCATTGGTAGATGTAAATCATATGCAAGCACATATTTTAGCTCATTTTATCGAAGATCCAAAACCTAGTTTTCCTTTCTTATGCCTGACTGTGTCGGGAGGTCATACGCAAATTGTATTGGTGAAGGATTATTTTGAAATGGAATTGTTGGGTGAGACGTTGGATGACGCTGCTGGTGAAGCTTTCGATAAGACGGCAAAGATCCTTAATCTTCCCTATCCTGGAGGGCCGTTGGTTGATAAATATGCTCAAGAGGGTAATCCCCAGGCTTTTGCACTGCCGGAGCCTCAGATTCAGGACTTGAATTTTAGTTTTTCAGGATTGAAAACTGCCATCCTTTATTTAGTGCAGAGACAGGAAAGAGAAAATCCTAATTTTCTTCAAGAACATCTCCAAGATGTGTGTGCTTCGGTGCAGGATCGAATTGTATCCATTCTTCTGAATAAGGTCAAGAAGGCTGCAAAGCAAACGGGTGTGAAAAGTATTGCTATTGCAGGTGGTGTGTCAGCTAATTCGGGCCTGCGTCGATCATTGGTCGATATGGGTGCTCGATATGGTTGGCAGGTTTATATCCCCAAGTTTGAGTATTGTACGGATAATGCCGCGATGATTGCCATCGCTGGATACCATAAATATCTGCGTCAAGATTTTGTAGGGCAAGATGTGTCCCCACTAGCCCGGATGCACCTATAA
- a CDS encoding endonuclease/exonuclease/phosphatase family protein encodes MKRTPTLPSTVNWIPTDAKEGVISLLTYNIAGLPEPLSSAKTPRGRSIRTIGERLNQFDVVNVQEDFNYNDELYSSGNSHPFRTKSMGKVPFGDGLNTLSRFPISELRRVKWSDCTGADCFTPKGFSYAKLQLAKEVWVDIYNVHANAQDSKEASAARRKNMRQLLEFMDVHSKGQAVILMGDFNANYRFELDNIRDFVVKAGVLDTWVYLKNKGRIPRVETSFKALEMLHVHDNCETIDKIIFRNSERIHFTPQSYKVEIDAFKDRVGMPLSDHLAVGVTLHWEYCTRKI; translated from the coding sequence ATGAAACGAACACCCACCTTACCATCAACGGTCAATTGGATACCTACGGACGCAAAAGAAGGTGTGATTTCTTTACTAACGTATAATATTGCCGGATTGCCAGAGCCCCTCTCCAGTGCCAAGACACCGCGAGGTAGAAGTATTAGAACGATAGGTGAAAGATTAAATCAATTTGATGTGGTCAATGTACAAGAGGATTTTAATTATAATGACGAGCTGTACTCAAGTGGAAATAGTCATCCATTTCGTACCAAATCTATGGGAAAGGTTCCGTTTGGAGATGGATTGAATACGCTTTCTAGATTTCCGATTTCTGAGTTGAGGAGAGTCAAATGGAGCGATTGTACAGGAGCGGATTGTTTCACACCGAAAGGCTTTAGTTATGCTAAGCTTCAATTGGCGAAAGAAGTATGGGTCGATATCTATAATGTGCATGCAAATGCACAAGATTCAAAAGAGGCTAGTGCTGCTAGACGGAAGAATATGAGGCAACTGCTCGAATTTATGGATGTACATTCAAAAGGACAAGCTGTGATATTAATGGGTGATTTCAATGCCAATTATCGTTTTGAACTTGACAATATTCGTGATTTTGTTGTTAAAGCAGGTGTGCTTGATACTTGGGTGTATCTTAAGAATAAGGGCCGTATACCACGCGTGGAAACTTCTTTTAAAGCGTTAGAAATGCTGCATGTACATGATAATTGCGAGACAATAGATAAGATAATATTTCGCAATAGTGAAAGGATCCATTTTACACCACAAAGTTATAAAGTTGAGATTGATGCCTTCAAGGATAGGGTCGGTATGCCGTTGTCTGATCATCTCGCAGTCGGGGTGACCTTACATTGGGAGTATTGTACTCGGAAAATATGA
- a CDS encoding metallophosphoesterase family protein codes for MFKAVYFSVVFLTFLVIVGCERLEYSPNQIFDKYSPRDLNAKNLEKLYAGEDTADDTIRFVLTGDTQRAYDQAARLVNVVNKIEKLDFVFLNGDISDFGLLQEMKLVAEIYNGLKVPYISVIGNHDLVANGQAVFERMFGNRNFSFVYKGVKFVCHDTNSREYHFDKTAPNIPWLAQEFAVGANVSGIVGVSHVPPISDDFDQESRQQYERMIVTHPKYVANFHSHVNNHSVSYPLDGEIPFIVSNAIINSEFLYVEMVGNKLIWYENVAY; via the coding sequence ATGTTTAAAGCAGTATATTTTAGTGTTGTCTTTTTGACTTTTTTGGTTATAGTTGGTTGTGAGCGATTGGAATATAGTCCAAACCAGATTTTTGATAAGTATAGTCCTCGAGATTTGAATGCGAAAAATCTAGAGAAATTGTATGCGGGGGAGGATACAGCGGATGATACTATTCGGTTTGTATTGACAGGTGATACACAGCGTGCCTATGATCAAGCTGCTCGATTGGTAAATGTCGTTAACAAGATTGAAAAGTTAGATTTCGTCTTTCTCAATGGTGATATTTCTGATTTTGGATTGCTTCAAGAGATGAAACTTGTGGCAGAGATTTATAACGGTCTCAAGGTGCCGTATATCAGTGTGATCGGGAATCATGATTTGGTAGCCAATGGTCAAGCGGTTTTTGAGCGCATGTTTGGAAATCGAAATTTTAGTTTTGTCTATAAGGGTGTCAAATTTGTGTGTCACGATACAAATAGTAGAGAGTATCATTTTGATAAAACTGCTCCTAATATACCTTGGCTAGCACAAGAATTTGCGGTTGGAGCAAATGTTTCTGGAATAGTCGGTGTATCTCATGTCCCTCCTATTTCTGATGATTTTGACCAAGAAAGTCGGCAACAGTACGAACGAATGATTGTAACCCATCCGAAATATGTCGCCAATTTCCATTCGCATGTCAACAATCATTCTGTTTCCTATCCTTTGGATGGAGAGATTCCTTTTATCGTTTCAAATGCGATAATTAATAGCGAGTTTTTGTATGTTGAAATGGTTGGTAATAAGTTAATCTGGTATGAGAATGTGGCGTATTAG